In Callithrix jacchus isolate 240 chromosome 18, calJac240_pri, whole genome shotgun sequence, one DNA window encodes the following:
- the POGZ gene encoding pogo transposable element with ZNF domain isoform X6, producing the protein MADTDLFMECEEEELEPWQKISDVIEDSVVEDYNSVDKTTTAGNPLVQQGGQPLILTQNPAPGLGTMVTQPVLRPVQVMQNANHVTSSPVASQPIFITTQGFPVRNVRPVQNAMNQVGIVLNVQQGQTVRPITLVPAPGTQFVKPTVGVPQVFSQMTPVRPGSTLPVRPTTNTFTTVIPATLTIRSTVPQSQSQQTKSTPSTSTTPTATQPTSLGQLAVQSPGQSNQTTNPKLAPSFPSPPAVSIASFVTVKRPGVTGENSNEVAKLVNTLNTIPSLGQSPGPVVVSNNSSAHGSQRTSGPESSMKVTSSIPVFDLQDGGRKICPRCNAQFRVTEALRGHMCYCCPEMVEYQKKGKSLDSEPSVPSAAKPPSPEKTAPVASTPSSTPIPALSPPTKVPEPNENVGDAVQTKLIMLVDDFYYGRDGGKVAQLTNFPKVATSFRCPHCTKRLKNNIRFMNHMKHHVELDQQNGEVDGHTICQHCYRQFSTPFQLQCHLENVHSPYESTTKCKICEWAFESEPLFLQHMKDTHKPGEMPYVCQVCQYRSSLYSEVDVHFRMIHEDTRHLLCPYCLKVFKNGNAFQQHYMRHQKRNVYHCNKCRLQFLFAKDKIEHKLQHHKTFRKPKQLEGLKPGTKVTIRASRGQPRTVPVSSNDTPPSALQEAAPLASSTDPLPVFLYPPVQRSIQKRAVRKMSVMGRQTCLECSFEIPDFPNHFPTYVHCSLCRYSTCCSRAYANHMINNHVPRKSPKYLALFKNSVSGTKLACTSCAFVTSVGDAMAKHLVFNPSHRSSSILPRGLTWIAHSRHGQTRDRVHDRNVKNMHPPPSFPTNKAAAVKSAGATPAEPEEPPTPLAPALPSPASTATPPPTPTHPQPSALPPLATEGAECLNVDDQDEGSLVTQEPEPASGGGGSGGVGKKEQLSVKKLRVVLFALCCNTEQAAEHFRNPQRRIRRWLRRFQASQAENLEGKYLSFEAEEKLAEWVLTQREQQLPVNEETLFQKATKIGRSLEGGFKISYEWAVRFMLRHHLTPHARRAVAHSLPKDVAENAGLFIEFVQRQIHNQDLPLSMIVAIDEISLFLDTEVLSSDDRKENALQTVGTGEPWCDVVLAILADGTVLPTLVFYRGQMDQPANVPDSILLEAKESGYSDDEIMELWSTRVWQKHTACQRSKGMLVMDCHRAHLSEEVLAILSASSTLPAVVPAGCSSKIQPLDVCIKRTVKNFLHKKWKEQAREMADTACDSDVLLQLVLVWLGEVLGVIGDCPELVQRSFLVASVLPGPDGNINSPTRNADMQEELIASLEEQLKLSGEHSESSTPRPRSSPEETIEPESLHQLFEGESETESFYGFEEADLDLMEI; encoded by the exons CTGGCAACCCTCTGGTCCAGCAAGGTGGACAGCCGCTCATCCTGACCCAGAATCCAGCCCCAGGTCTGGGCACAATGGTTACTCAACCAGTATTGAGACCTGTTCAGGTCATGCAGAATGCCAATCATGTGACTAGTTCCCCTGTGGCTTCACAACCAATATTTATCACTACGCAG GGATTTCCTGTAAGGAATGTCCGGCCTGTACAAAATGCAATGAATCAGGTTGGGATTGTGCTGAACGTACAGCAAGGCCAAACGGTTAGACCAATTACACTAGTCCCAG CCCCAGGTACCCAGTTTGTTAAGCCGACAGTTGGAGTTCCACAAGTGTTCTCTCAGATGACCCCTGTGAGGCCAGGCTCCACATTACCTGTGAGGCCCACCACCAACACCTTCACCACCGTCATCCCGGCCACTCTCACCATTCGAAGCACCGTTCCACAGTCCCAGTCCCAGCAGACCAAGTCCACTCCCAGCACTTCCACCACTCCCACTGCCACACAGCCAACCTCACTGGGGCAACTAGCTGTTCAGTCTCCAGGCCAGTCAAACCAGACCACGAATCCCAAGCTAG ctccctccttcccctctccaccTGCAGTGAGCATTGCCAGCTTTGTCACTGTGAAGCGACCTGGTGTTACAGGTGAAAATAGCAATGAAGTGGCCAAATTGGTGAATACCCTTAACACCATCCCTTCCTTGGGCCAGAGTCCTGGGCCAGTGGTGGTATCCAACAACAGCTCTGCTCATGGCTCTCAAAGAACCAGCGGACCTGAATCTTCAATGAAAG TGACCTCTTCCATACCAGTATTTGACCTCCAGGATGGTGGACGGAAAATATGTCCACGATGTAATGCTCAATTTCGTGTTACTGAAGCTTTGAGAGGTCACATGTGT TACTGTTGCCCAGAAATGGTTGAATACCAGAAGAAAGGAAAGTCCCTGGATTCAGAACCCAGTGTCCCATCAGCAGCAAAGCCCCCATCCCCTGAGAAAACAGCTCCTGTTGCTTCCACACCCTCTTCTACACCTATTCCTGCTCTGTCACCACCTACCAAAGTACCAGAGCCAAATGAGAACGTGGGTGATGCCGTCCAGACCAAACTCATTATGCTTGTAGATGACTTCTACTATGGACGGGATGGTGGCAAAGTAGCCCAGCTCACAAATTTCCCTAAGGTCGCCACATCTTTCCGATGCCCACATTGTACCAAAAGACTAAAAAACAATATTCG ATTCATGAACCATATGAAACACCACGTAGAACTCGATCAGCAGAACGGCGAGGTAGATGGTCACACTATCTGCCAGCACTGTTACCGCCAGTTTTCCACTCCCTTCCAGCTTCAGTGCCACTTGGAAAATGTTCATAGTCCCTATGAATCTACTA CCAAGTGCAAGATCTGTGAGTGGGCGTTTGAAAGTGAGCCACTGTTTCTCCAGCATATGAAGGATACTCATAAGCCTGGGGAGATGCCTTATGTTTGCCAG GTGTGTCAATACCGCTCCTCACTCTACTCTGAGGTAGATGTCCATTTTCGGATGATCCATGAGGATACCCGGCATCTGCTCTGCCCTTATTGCCTGAAGGTCTTCAAAAATGGCAATGCATTCCAACAGCATTACATGAGGCACCAG AAGAGAAACGTTTATCACTGCAACAAATGCCGGCTGCAGTTTCTCTTTGCCAAGGACAAAATTGAACACAAGCTTCAACACCATAAAACCTTCCGTAAACCCAAGCAGCTGGAGGGCTTGAAACCAGGCACCAAG GTGACAATCCGGGCTTCCCGAGGGCAGCCACGAACTGTTCCTGTATCCTCTAATGATACACCTCCCAGCGCCTTGCAGGAGGCAGCACCACTGGCCTCCTCAACGGACCCTCTGCCTGTCTTCCTTTATCCCCCTGTCCAGCGCAGCATCCAGAAGAGAGCTGTTAGGAAAAT GAGTGTCATGGGCCGGCAGACATGCCTGGAGTGCAGCTTCGAGATTCCAGACTTCCCTAATCATTTCCCTACTTATGTGCACTGCTCTCTGTGTCGCTATAGCACCTGCTGCTCTCGAGCTTATGCCAACCACATGATCAA cAATCATGTTCCACGGAAAAGCCCCAAGTATTtggctttgtttaaaaattctgtGAG TGGAACCAAGCTGGCCTGCACTTCGTGTGCCTTTGTTACCTCTGTGGGCGATGCTATGGCCAAGCATTTGGTATTCAACCCCTCTCACAGATCCAGCAGCATCCTGCCACGGG GACTCACTTGGATAGCTCACTCAAG GCACGGCCAGACTCGTGACCGAGTGCATGACCGGAACGTGAAGAATATgcaccctcctccttccttccccactaACAAAGCTGCTGCTGTGAAGTCTGCGGGGGCCACCCCAGCCGAGCCTGAAGAGCCACCAACTCCACTGGCCCCAGCACTCCCATCACCAGCCTCAACTGCAACCCCACCACCAACCCCGACTCACCCACAGCCTTCAGCCCTTCCACCCTTGGCTACAGAGGGAGCCGAATGTCTGAATGTTGATGATCAGGATGAAGGGAGCCTAGTCACCCAGGAACCTGAGCCAGCATCAGGCGGCGGTGGTAGTGGTGGAGTTGGCAAAAAGGAGCAGCTGTCTGTGAAGAAGCTTCGAGTAGTACTGTTTGCTCTATGCTGCAATACAGAACAGGCAGCTGAACACTTCCGAAATCCCCAGCGACGGATTCGGCGTTGGCTTCGACGTTTCCAGGCCTCCCAGGCGGAGAATCTAGAGGGCAAATATCTGAGCTTTGAGGCAGAAGAGAAACTGGCTGAGTGGGTGCTAACTCAGCGAGAGCAACAGCTACCTGTAAACGAGGAGACCTTGTTCCAGAAGGCCACCAAGATAGGACGTTCTTTGGAAGGGGGGTTTAAGATCTCCTATGAGTGGGCTGTGCGTTTCATGCTGCGGCACCACCTGACTCCCCATGCCCGGCGAGCTGTGGCCCACAGCCTACCTAAGGATGTGGCAGAGAATGCAGGACTCTTCATTGAATTTGTGCAACGGCAGATTCACAACCAGGACTTACCCTTGTCTATGATTGTGGCTATTGATGAGATTTCCTTGTTCCTGGATACAGAGGTGCTGAGCAGTGATGACCGAAAGGAGAATGCCCTGCAGACAGTGGGCACAGGGGAACCTTGGTGTGATGTAGTCCTGGCCATTCTGGCAGACGGCACTGTCCTGCCCACCCTGGTTTTCTACAGAGGGCAGATGGATCAGCCTGCTAATGTGCCAGACTCCATTTTGCTAGAGGCAAAGGAGAGTGGTTACAGTGATGATGAGATCATGGAGCTGTGGTCAACTCGAGTGTGGCAGAAGCACACGGCTTGCCAGCGCAGCAAAGGCATGCTTGTGATGGACTGTCATCGTGCTCACTTGTCAGAAGAGGTGCTGGCTATCCTTAGTGCCTCTAGCACTTTGCCTGCAGTGGTCCCAGCAGGCTGTAGCTCTAAAATCCAGCCATTAGATGTATGCATCAAAAGAACTGTCAAGAACTTCCTGCATAAAAAGTGGAAGGAGCAGGCTCGGGAAATGGCAGATACTGCATGTGATTCTGATGTCCTGCTTCAGCTGGTGCTTGTCTGGCTGGGTGAAGTGCTAGGTGTCATTGGGGACTGTCCAGAGCTAGTTCAGCGCTCCTTCCTGGTGGCTAGTGTTCTTCCTGGCCCTGATGGCAACATTAACTCACCTACAAGAAATGCTGACATGCAGGAGGAGTTAATTGCCTCCCTAGAGGAGCAGCTGAAGCTGAGTGGGGAACATTCTGAGTCTTCCACTCCACGACCCAGATCATCTCCTGAAGAGACAATTGAGCCTGAAAGCCTTCACCAGCTCTTTGAGGGTGAAAGTGAGACCGAGTCTTTCTATGGCTTTGAAGAAGCTGACCTAGATCTGATGGAGATTTGA
- the POGZ gene encoding pogo transposable element with ZNF domain isoform X8: protein MADTDLFMECEEEELEPWQKISDVIEDSVVEDYNSVDKTTTAGNPLVQQGGQPLILTQNPAPGLGTMVTQPVLRPVQVMQNANHVTSSPVASQPIFITTQGFPVRNVRPVQNAMNQVGIVLNVQQGQTVRPITLVPAPGTQFVKPTVGVPQVFSQMTPVRPGSTLPVRPTTNTFTTVIPATLTIRSTVPQSQSQQTKSTPSTSTTPTATQPTSLGQLAVQSPGQSNQTTNPKLVSIASFVTVKRPGVTGENSNEVAKLVNTLNTIPSLGQSPGPVVVSNNSSAHGSQRTSGPESSMKVTSSIPVFDLQDGGRKICPRCNAQFRVTEALRGHMCYCCPEMVEYQKKGKSLDSEPSVPSAAKPPSPEKTAPVASTPSSTPIPALSPPTKVPEPNENVGDAVQTKLIMLVDDFYYGRDGGKVAQLTNFPKVATSFRCPHCTKRLKNNIRFMNHMKHHVELDQQNGEVDGHTICQHCYRQFSTPFQLQCHLENVHSPYESTTKCKICEWAFESEPLFLQHMKDTHKPGEMPYVCQVCQYRSSLYSEVDVHFRMIHEDTRHLLCPYCLKVFKNGNAFQQHYMRHQKRNVYHCNKCRLQFLFAKDKIEHKLQHHKTFRKPKQLEGLKPGTKVTIRASRGQPRTVPVSSNDTPPSALQEAAPLASSTDPLPVFLYPPVQRSIQKRAVRKMSVMGRQTCLECSFEIPDFPNHFPTYVHCSLCRYSTCCSRAYANHMINNHVPRKSPKYLALFKNSVSGTKLACTSCAFVTSVGDAMAKHLVFNPSHRSSSILPRGLTWIAHSRHGQTRDRVHDRNVKNMHPPPSFPTNKAAAVKSAGATPAEPEEPPTPLAPALPSPASTATPPPTPTHPQPSALPPLATEGAECLNVDDQDEGSLVTQEPEPASGGGGSGGVGKKEQLSVKKLRVVLFALCCNTEQAAEHFRNPQRRIRRWLRRFQASQAENLEGKYLSFEAEEKLAEWVLTQREQQLPVNEETLFQKATKIGRSLEGGFKISYEWAVRFMLRHHLTPHARRAVAHSLPKDVAENAGLFIEFVQRQIHNQDLPLSMIVAIDEISLFLDTEVLSSDDRKENALQTVGTGEPWCDVVLAILADGTVLPTLVFYRGQMDQPANVPDSILLEAKESGYSDDEIMELWSTRVWQKHTACQRSKGMLVMDCHRAHLSEEVLAILSASSTLPAVVPAGCSSKIQPLDVCIKRTVKNFLHKKWKEQAREMADTACDSDVLLQLVLVWLGEVLGVIGDCPELVQRSFLVASVLPGPDGNINSPTRNADMQEELIASLEEQLKLSGEHSESSTPRPRSSPEETIEPESLHQLFEGESETESFYGFEEADLDLMEI from the exons CTGGCAACCCTCTGGTCCAGCAAGGTGGACAGCCGCTCATCCTGACCCAGAATCCAGCCCCAGGTCTGGGCACAATGGTTACTCAACCAGTATTGAGACCTGTTCAGGTCATGCAGAATGCCAATCATGTGACTAGTTCCCCTGTGGCTTCACAACCAATATTTATCACTACGCAG GGATTTCCTGTAAGGAATGTCCGGCCTGTACAAAATGCAATGAATCAGGTTGGGATTGTGCTGAACGTACAGCAAGGCCAAACGGTTAGACCAATTACACTAGTCCCAG CCCCAGGTACCCAGTTTGTTAAGCCGACAGTTGGAGTTCCACAAGTGTTCTCTCAGATGACCCCTGTGAGGCCAGGCTCCACATTACCTGTGAGGCCCACCACCAACACCTTCACCACCGTCATCCCGGCCACTCTCACCATTCGAAGCACCGTTCCACAGTCCCAGTCCCAGCAGACCAAGTCCACTCCCAGCACTTCCACCACTCCCACTGCCACACAGCCAACCTCACTGGGGCAACTAGCTGTTCAGTCTCCAGGCCAGTCAAACCAGACCACGAATCCCAAGCTAG TGAGCATTGCCAGCTTTGTCACTGTGAAGCGACCTGGTGTTACAGGTGAAAATAGCAATGAAGTGGCCAAATTGGTGAATACCCTTAACACCATCCCTTCCTTGGGCCAGAGTCCTGGGCCAGTGGTGGTATCCAACAACAGCTCTGCTCATGGCTCTCAAAGAACCAGCGGACCTGAATCTTCAATGAAAG TGACCTCTTCCATACCAGTATTTGACCTCCAGGATGGTGGACGGAAAATATGTCCACGATGTAATGCTCAATTTCGTGTTACTGAAGCTTTGAGAGGTCACATGTGT TACTGTTGCCCAGAAATGGTTGAATACCAGAAGAAAGGAAAGTCCCTGGATTCAGAACCCAGTGTCCCATCAGCAGCAAAGCCCCCATCCCCTGAGAAAACAGCTCCTGTTGCTTCCACACCCTCTTCTACACCTATTCCTGCTCTGTCACCACCTACCAAAGTACCAGAGCCAAATGAGAACGTGGGTGATGCCGTCCAGACCAAACTCATTATGCTTGTAGATGACTTCTACTATGGACGGGATGGTGGCAAAGTAGCCCAGCTCACAAATTTCCCTAAGGTCGCCACATCTTTCCGATGCCCACATTGTACCAAAAGACTAAAAAACAATATTCG ATTCATGAACCATATGAAACACCACGTAGAACTCGATCAGCAGAACGGCGAGGTAGATGGTCACACTATCTGCCAGCACTGTTACCGCCAGTTTTCCACTCCCTTCCAGCTTCAGTGCCACTTGGAAAATGTTCATAGTCCCTATGAATCTACTA CCAAGTGCAAGATCTGTGAGTGGGCGTTTGAAAGTGAGCCACTGTTTCTCCAGCATATGAAGGATACTCATAAGCCTGGGGAGATGCCTTATGTTTGCCAG GTGTGTCAATACCGCTCCTCACTCTACTCTGAGGTAGATGTCCATTTTCGGATGATCCATGAGGATACCCGGCATCTGCTCTGCCCTTATTGCCTGAAGGTCTTCAAAAATGGCAATGCATTCCAACAGCATTACATGAGGCACCAG AAGAGAAACGTTTATCACTGCAACAAATGCCGGCTGCAGTTTCTCTTTGCCAAGGACAAAATTGAACACAAGCTTCAACACCATAAAACCTTCCGTAAACCCAAGCAGCTGGAGGGCTTGAAACCAGGCACCAAG GTGACAATCCGGGCTTCCCGAGGGCAGCCACGAACTGTTCCTGTATCCTCTAATGATACACCTCCCAGCGCCTTGCAGGAGGCAGCACCACTGGCCTCCTCAACGGACCCTCTGCCTGTCTTCCTTTATCCCCCTGTCCAGCGCAGCATCCAGAAGAGAGCTGTTAGGAAAAT GAGTGTCATGGGCCGGCAGACATGCCTGGAGTGCAGCTTCGAGATTCCAGACTTCCCTAATCATTTCCCTACTTATGTGCACTGCTCTCTGTGTCGCTATAGCACCTGCTGCTCTCGAGCTTATGCCAACCACATGATCAA cAATCATGTTCCACGGAAAAGCCCCAAGTATTtggctttgtttaaaaattctgtGAG TGGAACCAAGCTGGCCTGCACTTCGTGTGCCTTTGTTACCTCTGTGGGCGATGCTATGGCCAAGCATTTGGTATTCAACCCCTCTCACAGATCCAGCAGCATCCTGCCACGGG GACTCACTTGGATAGCTCACTCAAG GCACGGCCAGACTCGTGACCGAGTGCATGACCGGAACGTGAAGAATATgcaccctcctccttccttccccactaACAAAGCTGCTGCTGTGAAGTCTGCGGGGGCCACCCCAGCCGAGCCTGAAGAGCCACCAACTCCACTGGCCCCAGCACTCCCATCACCAGCCTCAACTGCAACCCCACCACCAACCCCGACTCACCCACAGCCTTCAGCCCTTCCACCCTTGGCTACAGAGGGAGCCGAATGTCTGAATGTTGATGATCAGGATGAAGGGAGCCTAGTCACCCAGGAACCTGAGCCAGCATCAGGCGGCGGTGGTAGTGGTGGAGTTGGCAAAAAGGAGCAGCTGTCTGTGAAGAAGCTTCGAGTAGTACTGTTTGCTCTATGCTGCAATACAGAACAGGCAGCTGAACACTTCCGAAATCCCCAGCGACGGATTCGGCGTTGGCTTCGACGTTTCCAGGCCTCCCAGGCGGAGAATCTAGAGGGCAAATATCTGAGCTTTGAGGCAGAAGAGAAACTGGCTGAGTGGGTGCTAACTCAGCGAGAGCAACAGCTACCTGTAAACGAGGAGACCTTGTTCCAGAAGGCCACCAAGATAGGACGTTCTTTGGAAGGGGGGTTTAAGATCTCCTATGAGTGGGCTGTGCGTTTCATGCTGCGGCACCACCTGACTCCCCATGCCCGGCGAGCTGTGGCCCACAGCCTACCTAAGGATGTGGCAGAGAATGCAGGACTCTTCATTGAATTTGTGCAACGGCAGATTCACAACCAGGACTTACCCTTGTCTATGATTGTGGCTATTGATGAGATTTCCTTGTTCCTGGATACAGAGGTGCTGAGCAGTGATGACCGAAAGGAGAATGCCCTGCAGACAGTGGGCACAGGGGAACCTTGGTGTGATGTAGTCCTGGCCATTCTGGCAGACGGCACTGTCCTGCCCACCCTGGTTTTCTACAGAGGGCAGATGGATCAGCCTGCTAATGTGCCAGACTCCATTTTGCTAGAGGCAAAGGAGAGTGGTTACAGTGATGATGAGATCATGGAGCTGTGGTCAACTCGAGTGTGGCAGAAGCACACGGCTTGCCAGCGCAGCAAAGGCATGCTTGTGATGGACTGTCATCGTGCTCACTTGTCAGAAGAGGTGCTGGCTATCCTTAGTGCCTCTAGCACTTTGCCTGCAGTGGTCCCAGCAGGCTGTAGCTCTAAAATCCAGCCATTAGATGTATGCATCAAAAGAACTGTCAAGAACTTCCTGCATAAAAAGTGGAAGGAGCAGGCTCGGGAAATGGCAGATACTGCATGTGATTCTGATGTCCTGCTTCAGCTGGTGCTTGTCTGGCTGGGTGAAGTGCTAGGTGTCATTGGGGACTGTCCAGAGCTAGTTCAGCGCTCCTTCCTGGTGGCTAGTGTTCTTCCTGGCCCTGATGGCAACATTAACTCACCTACAAGAAATGCTGACATGCAGGAGGAGTTAATTGCCTCCCTAGAGGAGCAGCTGAAGCTGAGTGGGGAACATTCTGAGTCTTCCACTCCACGACCCAGATCATCTCCTGAAGAGACAATTGAGCCTGAAAGCCTTCACCAGCTCTTTGAGGGTGAAAGTGAGACCGAGTCTTTCTATGGCTTTGAAGAAGCTGACCTAGATCTGATGGAGATTTGA